A section of the Bacillus pumilus genome encodes:
- a CDS encoding CCA tRNA nucleotidyltransferase gives MNEPFTHAIPILHTLHEHGYQAYFVGGAVRDVLLGREIGDIDIATDATPDTVESLFEKTVDVGKEHGTVIVLHDGMSYEVTTFRTESEYEDFRRPKEVAFITSLKEDLLRRDLTINAMAMDINGEIIDHVGGKQDIERKRIQTVGDPACRFQEDALRMMRAIRFLSQLGFELAAETAEAMEKDKHLLANISVERKKIEMEKLLKGRYCERAIKVLISTKLYEELPGLEKDRLQDSFQTFPYYLLDGLEEVWGAVIHLLGLDEEKAVLFLKEWKLSTKLLKDAVAISRYVDCEWNAEKMFEAGEHVLLSSLKITQLKHERRIFFDELEVAKSSYDALPIKTLQDLAVSGKDLMAFRQKTSGKWIAEELDMVKKAVLHNHLENRKEAIEEWLTACDQQLEND, from the coding sequence ATGAATGAACCATTCACACATGCGATCCCTATTTTACATACACTGCACGAACATGGATATCAAGCTTACTTTGTCGGCGGAGCAGTGAGAGATGTCCTTTTAGGCAGGGAAATCGGCGATATCGATATAGCAACGGATGCAACGCCTGATACGGTCGAGTCTTTATTTGAAAAAACAGTTGATGTTGGCAAAGAGCATGGCACGGTCATAGTGTTACATGATGGGATGAGCTATGAGGTGACGACGTTTCGAACTGAATCAGAATATGAAGATTTTCGCAGGCCGAAAGAAGTGGCGTTTATCACATCCTTGAAGGAAGATCTTTTAAGAAGAGATTTAACGATCAATGCGATGGCCATGGATATAAATGGAGAAATCATTGACCATGTTGGGGGCAAACAGGATATTGAGCGGAAACGAATTCAAACCGTAGGAGATCCTGCGTGCCGCTTTCAGGAAGATGCGCTTCGTATGATGAGAGCGATCCGTTTTTTAAGCCAGCTTGGCTTTGAGCTCGCTGCAGAAACAGCTGAAGCAATGGAAAAAGATAAGCACCTCCTTGCCAACATATCCGTTGAACGCAAAAAGATTGAAATGGAAAAGCTTTTAAAAGGACGTTATTGTGAGCGGGCGATCAAAGTGCTTATTTCTACCAAATTATATGAAGAATTGCCGGGTCTCGAAAAGGATCGTCTGCAAGACTCCTTTCAGACATTTCCGTATTATTTACTGGATGGGCTGGAAGAAGTATGGGGGGCTGTCATCCATTTGCTTGGCTTAGATGAAGAGAAGGCCGTACTCTTCTTAAAAGAATGGAAGCTGTCAACAAAGCTATTGAAAGACGCGGTCGCTATTAGCCGATACGTCGATTGTGAATGGAATGCCGAAAAGATGTTTGAAGCTGGTGAACACGTGCTTTTATCTAGCTTGAAAATTACACAGCTAAAACACGAGCGGCGCATTTTCTTTGACGAGCTGGAGGTTGCCAAGAGTTCTTATGATGCACTGCCGATTAAAACGCTTCAAGACCTTGCTGTTTCAGGAAAAGATTTAATGGCCTTTCGGCAAAAGACATCAGGTAAATGGATCGCAGAAGAGCTTGATATGGTGAAAAAAGCCGTTCTGCACAATCATTTGGAAAACCGAAAAGAAGCCATAGAGGAGTGGCTTACCGCATGCGATCAGCAATTAGAAAACGATTAA
- the bshA gene encoding N-acetyl-alpha-D-glucosaminyl L-malate synthase BshA, with the protein MKKLKVGITCYPSVGGSGIIATELGKRLAEKGHDVHFITSSIPFRLNKVYPNIYFHEVDVNQYAVFQYPPYDLALASKLAEVARREKLDIIHAHYAVPHAVCAYLAKQMTGHSVKVVTTLHGTDITVLGYDPSLKEVIRFAIESSDRVTAVSHSLAAQTYDLIKPNKKIETIHNFVDERVYLRDDHNVLKRHYGLLDHEKVVIHVSNFRKVKRVHDVIHVFKKISEQVNAKLLLIGDGPEKSVVCELVKKLGLTDRVLFLGKQEKVEELYSISDLKLLLSEKESFGLVLLEAMACGVPCIGTDVGGIPEVITHGETGFLVPLGDIDAAAKHAVSILKDKALHEQVSAAAQSSVQAHFSSEKIVSEYEELYLELIEGDDEHE; encoded by the coding sequence ATGAAAAAACTAAAGGTCGGAATCACTTGTTATCCAAGTGTCGGCGGATCGGGCATTATTGCGACGGAACTTGGAAAACGTTTAGCTGAAAAAGGGCACGATGTTCATTTCATTACCTCAAGTATTCCGTTTAGGCTCAATAAAGTGTATCCGAATATTTATTTTCATGAGGTGGATGTCAATCAATACGCTGTTTTTCAATATCCGCCTTATGACCTTGCATTAGCAAGTAAACTGGCAGAAGTCGCAAGACGAGAGAAGCTTGATATTATTCACGCGCATTATGCGGTGCCTCACGCCGTCTGTGCGTACTTAGCGAAGCAAATGACTGGACACTCTGTAAAAGTTGTCACGACGCTTCATGGGACGGATATTACGGTTTTAGGCTATGATCCATCATTAAAGGAAGTCATTCGCTTTGCAATTGAATCATCAGACCGGGTAACAGCGGTGTCGCATTCATTAGCTGCGCAGACGTACGACCTCATCAAACCGAATAAAAAGATCGAAACAATCCATAATTTTGTCGATGAGCGTGTATACTTGCGTGATGATCACAATGTGCTGAAGAGACACTATGGTCTTTTAGATCATGAAAAGGTCGTCATCCATGTATCGAATTTCCGCAAGGTGAAGCGGGTGCATGATGTCATTCATGTATTTAAAAAAATCTCTGAACAGGTGAATGCAAAACTGCTGCTCATTGGGGATGGTCCTGAAAAATCGGTTGTTTGCGAACTCGTGAAAAAGCTGGGACTAACAGATCGCGTGTTATTTTTAGGAAAGCAAGAGAAAGTAGAAGAGCTGTATTCCATCAGTGATTTGAAGCTGCTTCTATCTGAGAAAGAGAGCTTCGGACTAGTGCTTCTTGAGGCAATGGCATGTGGTGTCCCATGTATTGGGACTGATGTTGGCGGAATTCCAGAAGTCATTACACATGGGGAAACAGGTTTCCTTGTCCCGCTCGGTGATATAGACGCGGCAGCTAAACACGCAGTCTCTATACTCAAAGACAAAGCGCTTCATGAGCAAGTGTCGGCGGCGGCCCAGTCTAGCGTTCAAGCCCATTTTTCTTCTGAAAAAATTGTAAGTGAATATGAAGAGCTTTACCTAGAATTGATCGAAGGTGATGATGAACATGAATGA
- the bshB1 gene encoding bacillithiol biosynthesis deacetylase BshB1, whose translation MKRLDILAFGAHSDDVEIGMGGTIAKYVKKGARVGICDLTQAELSSNGTVESRQEEAKAAAAILGVSTRIQLTLPDRGLYVNDEAMKDVASVIRTYKPKLIFAPYHQDRHPDHGHAGTLVEEAAFSAGIHKFEDSYKQPAHKVSQMYYYMINGHHRPDFVIDISEEMHQKIDSLHAYQSQFVKSANSVETPLVNGYIDFVKMRESMYGREVNKAYAEGFITKKPLLIDDDLLGG comes from the coding sequence ATGAAACGACTTGATATCCTTGCTTTCGGAGCCCATAGTGATGACGTAGAGATCGGTATGGGCGGAACGATTGCAAAATACGTAAAAAAAGGGGCGCGTGTCGGAATTTGCGACTTGACCCAGGCTGAATTATCTTCGAATGGAACGGTAGAGAGCCGTCAAGAGGAAGCAAAAGCGGCTGCCGCCATTTTAGGCGTGTCAACGCGAATCCAGCTCACGCTGCCAGACAGAGGTCTTTATGTAAATGACGAAGCAATGAAGGACGTTGCAAGCGTGATTCGTACATACAAACCGAAACTGATTTTTGCTCCGTATCACCAAGATCGGCATCCAGATCATGGTCATGCGGGTACACTTGTTGAAGAAGCTGCTTTTTCGGCAGGGATACATAAATTTGAAGATTCATACAAGCAGCCTGCGCATAAAGTAAGTCAGATGTATTATTACATGATTAACGGTCACCATCGTCCAGATTTTGTGATTGATATTTCTGAGGAAATGCATCAAAAGATTGATAGCTTGCATGCGTATCAAAGTCAATTTGTGAAATCTGCGAATTCAGTTGAGACACCTCTTGTGAACGGATATATTGATTTTGTCAAAATGAGAGAGTCTATGTATGGAAGGGAAGTCAATAAAGCTTATGCAGAAGGGTTTATCACAAAGAAACCACTTTTGATTGATGACGACTTACTTGGGGGGTAA
- the mgsA gene encoding methylglyoxal synthase, with product MNIALIAHDKKKSDMIQFAIAYRDILADHTLYATGTTGLRVKEATGLPIHRFQSGPLGGDQQIGALIADNAMDLVLFFRDPLTAQPHEPDVSALIRLCDVYTIPLATNMGTAEILVRNLNKGTFDFRDVAKNGGTNETT from the coding sequence ATGAACATTGCTTTAATCGCTCACGATAAGAAAAAAAGTGACATGATCCAATTTGCCATTGCGTACCGTGATATATTGGCAGATCATACACTTTACGCAACAGGGACTACAGGTTTGAGAGTGAAAGAAGCGACGGGGCTTCCCATTCATCGTTTCCAGTCAGGCCCGCTTGGAGGAGATCAGCAGATTGGTGCTTTAATTGCTGATAATGCAATGGATCTTGTGCTCTTTTTTAGAGACCCGCTTACCGCGCAGCCGCATGAGCCAGATGTATCTGCACTCATTCGGCTTTGCGATGTGTATACGATCCCACTAGCCACCAATATGGGGACCGCAGAAATTTTAGTCAGGAATTTAAATAAAGGTACGTTTGATTTTCGAGATGTAGCAAAAAACGGAGGAACAAATGAAACGACTTGA
- the dapB gene encoding 4-hydroxy-tetrahydrodipicolinate reductase — protein MTNQTIKVVIAGARGRMGIEAVKLAEETSHFELVAALDHAHEGKKLSDVIHTTSEAPIYTDIDVCLSETAPDVLIDLTTPEIGKVHTKKALEHGVRPVVGTTGFSEADLKELQQLTEEKGIGCIIAPNFAVGAVLMMKFAKMAANYFPDVEIIELHHDKKLDAPSGTGLKTAEMIAEVRESKKQGHPDEKELIEGARGADYDGIRLHSVRLPGMIAHQEVLFGMDGQTLTIRHDSYNRASFMSGVKLSVEQVMHIDQLVYGLENIID, from the coding sequence ATGACGAATCAAACCATCAAAGTAGTAATCGCTGGAGCAAGAGGAAGAATGGGGATAGAAGCTGTGAAGCTGGCAGAAGAGACGAGCCATTTTGAGCTAGTGGCAGCCCTTGATCACGCGCACGAAGGAAAAAAATTATCTGATGTGATTCATACAACATCTGAGGCGCCAATCTATACAGATATTGATGTGTGTCTTTCAGAGACAGCACCTGATGTCTTAATTGATTTGACGACACCAGAAATAGGAAAAGTACATACAAAAAAAGCGCTTGAACATGGCGTACGTCCAGTCGTCGGAACCACTGGATTTTCTGAAGCTGATCTGAAAGAGCTCCAGCAATTAACAGAAGAAAAGGGCATAGGCTGTATTATTGCACCAAACTTTGCTGTCGGTGCGGTCTTAATGATGAAGTTTGCCAAAATGGCAGCAAATTACTTTCCTGACGTTGAAATCATTGAGCTTCACCATGATAAAAAACTAGATGCTCCAAGCGGTACTGGTCTTAAAACTGCTGAAATGATTGCAGAAGTTAGAGAAAGCAAAAAGCAAGGACATCCAGATGAGAAAGAATTAATAGAAGGTGCACGAGGCGCAGATTATGACGGGATCCGCCTGCACAGCGTAAGGCTTCCAGGTATGATTGCACATCAAGAAGTACTATTTGGAATGGACGGACAGACGCTCACCATTCGTCATGATTCTTATAACCGCGCCTCATTTATGTCAGGTGTAAAGCTTTCAGTTGAACAAGTCATGCACATTGATCAACTCGTCTATGGTTTAGAAAATATCATTGACTAA
- a CDS encoding nucleotide pyrophosphohydrolase: MTNEKTLRYVQQEVDDYIGQFKEGYFSPLAMMARLTEELGELAREVNHYYGEKPKKTTETEKSMEEEIGDVLFVLTCLANSLDISLEEAHDRVMHKFNTRDKDRWTKKEGK; the protein is encoded by the coding sequence ATGACGAATGAAAAAACGCTGCGTTACGTGCAGCAAGAAGTAGATGATTACATAGGACAATTTAAAGAAGGCTATTTCAGCCCGCTTGCCATGATGGCCCGCCTGACAGAAGAATTAGGCGAGCTAGCAAGAGAGGTCAACCATTACTATGGAGAAAAGCCGAAAAAAACAACGGAAACAGAAAAAAGCATGGAAGAAGAAATTGGCGATGTTTTATTTGTGTTAACATGTCTCGCTAATTCACTAGATATATCATTAGAGGAAGCACATGATCGTGTGATGCATAAATTCAATACTAGAGACAAAGACCGCTGGACGAAAAAAGAAGGGAAGTAG
- a CDS encoding YitT family protein, with the protein MLKEIRLKNIVFILIGSAIFSFGLVHFNMQNNLAEGGFTGITLLLYFLFHIDPSISNLVLNIPIFFIGWKMLGRTMFTYTIVGTVSLSVFLAIFQRFQIHMPLQHDLALAALFAGVFIGTGLGIIFKFGGTTGGVDIIARLINKHYQVAMGRTMFIFDACVITISLTYLNYKEAMYTLVAVFVAAKVIDFMQEGAYAAKGAMIISEKDDIIQKKITEEMERGVTVLKGVGSYTKQERNVLYCVVPKNELVHLKSVVTSVDPHAFVSVSDVHDVLGEGFTLDEHKKPLNPH; encoded by the coding sequence TTGCTAAAAGAAATTCGTCTTAAGAATATCGTATTTATTTTAATAGGATCTGCGATTTTTTCTTTCGGTCTTGTTCATTTTAATATGCAGAACAATTTGGCGGAAGGCGGATTTACAGGTATTACACTGCTTTTATATTTTCTATTCCACATTGACCCATCCATTTCAAACCTTGTCTTAAACATTCCGATCTTTTTTATCGGCTGGAAAATGCTCGGCAGAACCATGTTTACTTATACAATTGTAGGCACCGTCAGTCTTTCTGTCTTTCTCGCCATCTTCCAGCGCTTTCAAATACATATGCCTCTTCAGCACGATTTGGCCCTTGCCGCGCTCTTTGCTGGTGTGTTTATCGGAACAGGCCTTGGAATCATCTTTAAGTTCGGTGGTACTACCGGTGGTGTTGACATCATCGCAAGACTCATCAACAAGCATTATCAAGTGGCTATGGGGCGAACAATGTTCATCTTCGACGCTTGCGTCATTACGATTTCTCTTACTTATTTAAATTACAAAGAAGCCATGTATACGCTCGTCGCAGTATTTGTTGCTGCGAAGGTCATTGACTTCATGCAAGAAGGCGCTTACGCAGCCAAAGGCGCCATGATCATATCTGAAAAAGATGACATCATTCAAAAGAAAATTACAGAGGAAATGGAGCGAGGTGTCACCGTTTTAAAAGGGGTTGGTTCTTATACAAAACAGGAGCGCAACGTCCTTTATTGCGTCGTCCCGAAAAATGAACTTGTCCATCTCAAAAGCGTCGTGACCTCAGTCGATCCTCATGCGTTTGTATCCGTCAGTGACGTCCATGATGTACTTGGGGAAGGCTTCACATTAGATGAACACAAAAAGCCGCTTAATCCGCATTAA
- the ypjB gene encoding sporulation protein YpjB, translating into MKRKPIAIILLFFLVLQPSVAKGEETAASVLQELTELSDSIFQLTRQAKYDEALQVALYVEKTFKAENWRGTLTNTQIRQITVGYQDIIKGLPQEELNEREKLRYASQFRMLLDAIQSDSEPLWGSLEKPIMGSFPTLKKEVKDPESTTFYETWNELVSLYDMIYPSLTIDVSPEKLQTIKQHMEVIEQGEFLKASSGTKLERLTKLEEDLSSVFAHVDQDEADPSLLWVILTTGSIILLTLTYVGFRKYRAEKEKKQKRQADYPKS; encoded by the coding sequence ATGAAACGAAAGCCAATCGCGATAATTCTATTATTTTTTCTCGTATTACAGCCATCTGTTGCCAAAGGCGAGGAAACAGCAGCTAGTGTGCTGCAAGAATTAACGGAACTATCAGATTCAATCTTTCAATTAACGAGACAAGCTAAATATGATGAGGCGTTACAGGTCGCATTGTATGTTGAAAAGACATTTAAAGCTGAGAATTGGCGCGGAACGCTGACAAATACGCAGATTCGACAAATTACAGTTGGCTATCAAGATATCATAAAAGGGCTGCCGCAGGAAGAATTGAATGAGCGCGAAAAGCTTCGTTATGCCTCACAGTTTAGAATGCTACTCGATGCGATCCAGTCAGACTCTGAGCCACTTTGGGGTTCGCTGGAGAAGCCCATTATGGGGTCTTTTCCTACATTGAAAAAAGAAGTGAAGGATCCGGAGTCAACGACGTTTTATGAAACTTGGAATGAGCTAGTTTCTTTATACGATATGATCTATCCGAGTTTAACCATTGATGTTTCGCCTGAAAAGCTGCAAACGATTAAGCAACACATGGAAGTGATTGAGCAAGGTGAATTTTTAAAAGCATCAAGTGGGACAAAGCTTGAGCGCCTCACAAAGCTTGAGGAAGATTTATCGAGTGTGTTTGCTCACGTGGATCAAGATGAGGCTGACCCATCGCTTTTATGGGTCATTTTAACAACAGGAAGCATCATTTTATTAACGTTAACGTATGTAGGATTTCGGAAATACCGTGCTGAGAAAGAGAAGAAACAAAAACGACAAGCTGACTATCCGAAATCATAA
- a CDS encoding DUF1405 domain-containing protein, whose protein sequence is MRWIQYLLATRYMLVLILIINFLGTVYGYYWYIPQLVETPAIFLAFVPDSPTASFFFLFVLLAFLMKRNAPYFEALALVTLIKYGLWAVGMNIFVLLSVDDFPWEGYMLIGSHFAMAVQAVLFAPYYRFKMRHLVVAGIWILHNDVIDYVFGMMPRYSMLSAYTNEIGYVTFWLSIAVLLVSYYLVLSKKSIKLELP, encoded by the coding sequence ATGAGATGGATTCAATATCTACTAGCCACACGCTATATGCTTGTGCTAATCCTGATAATTAATTTCCTTGGCACTGTGTACGGCTACTATTGGTATATTCCACAGCTTGTTGAAACGCCAGCTATCTTTTTAGCTTTTGTTCCAGACAGTCCAACGGCAAGCTTTTTCTTTTTATTTGTTCTACTTGCGTTTTTGATGAAACGTAATGCTCCTTATTTTGAAGCACTTGCCCTCGTGACCTTAATTAAGTACGGGTTATGGGCTGTAGGAATGAATATCTTTGTCCTTTTATCTGTTGATGATTTTCCGTGGGAAGGATACATGCTGATTGGGTCCCACTTTGCGATGGCGGTTCAAGCCGTATTGTTTGCACCGTATTATCGTTTTAAAATGCGTCATTTGGTCGTAGCTGGCATATGGATTTTACATAACGATGTGATTGATTATGTATTTGGTATGATGCCGCGTTATTCTATGCTGTCTGCCTATACAAACGAGATCGGCTACGTCACGTTTTGGTTAAGCATTGCCGTTCTTCTTGTTTCATATTATCTGGTCCTATCGAAAAAATCGATCAAGCTTGAACTCCCTTAA
- a CDS encoding menaquinol-cytochrome c reductase cytochrome b/c subunit, producing MHRGKGMKFVGDSRIPAERKPNIPKDYSEYPGKTEAFWPNFLLKEWLVGAVFLIGFLVLTVVHAPPLERMADPTDTGYIPLPDWYFLFLYQLLKYEFAAGGYTVVGAMIMPGIAFGALLLAPFLDSGPERRPYRRPVAVGMMILAVGAATYLTWESVATHDWEAAAKQGEIKKEAEIDTSAAEYKIYQEQTCISCHGDNMQGGAAGPSLVDNGLAPEEIAKIAVEGKGNMPKGIFKGSDEELEKLSKYLSEVKSK from the coding sequence TTGCATAGGGGAAAAGGGATGAAGTTTGTCGGAGACTCTAGAATTCCGGCAGAAAGAAAACCTAACATACCTAAAGACTATTCCGAATATCCGGGAAAAACAGAAGCCTTTTGGCCGAACTTTCTCTTAAAGGAATGGCTTGTAGGTGCCGTTTTTTTAATTGGATTTCTTGTCCTAACTGTGGTTCATGCACCTCCGCTTGAGCGGATGGCTGATCCAACAGATACCGGCTATATTCCGCTGCCAGACTGGTATTTCCTATTCTTGTACCAGTTATTAAAATATGAATTTGCTGCAGGTGGCTATACGGTAGTTGGTGCGATGATTATGCCTGGGATTGCGTTTGGTGCACTGCTGCTCGCACCATTTCTTGATTCTGGTCCTGAACGTAGACCGTATAGAAGACCGGTTGCAGTGGGGATGATGATCCTTGCAGTCGGCGCAGCAACATATTTAACATGGGAGTCTGTTGCTACTCATGATTGGGAAGCAGCGGCAAAGCAAGGTGAAATTAAGAAAGAAGCAGAAATTGATACATCGGCGGCAGAGTATAAAATTTATCAGGAGCAAACATGTATCTCCTGTCATGGGGATAACATGCAGGGCGGAGCAGCCGGACCGTCACTTGTTGACAACGGTCTTGCACCTGAGGAGATCGCTAAGATTGCTGTTGAAGGAAAAGGTAATATGCCTAAGGGTATCTTTAAAGGCAGTGATGAAGAACTTGAAAAGCTGTCTAAATATTTATCTGAGGTCAAATCTAAATAA
- the qcrB gene encoding menaquinol-cytochrome c reductase cytochrome b subunit, translating to MLNKIYDWVDERLDITPIWRDIADHEVPEHVNPAHHFSAFVYCFGGLTFFVTVIQVLSGMFLTMYYVPDIKNAWESVYYLQNEVAFGQIVRGMHHWGASLVIVMMFLHTLRVFFQGAYKKPRELNWIVGVLIFFVMLGLGFTGYLLPWDMKALFATKVGLQIAEATPFIGKEIKTLLAGHPDIVGAQTLTRFFAIHVFFLPAALFGLMAAHFIMIRKQGISGPL from the coding sequence ATGCTTAACAAGATTTATGATTGGGTAGATGAGCGGCTGGACATTACACCAATATGGAGAGATATTGCGGATCATGAGGTGCCTGAGCATGTCAATCCAGCACATCATTTCTCCGCTTTTGTGTACTGTTTTGGCGGTTTAACGTTTTTTGTGACAGTCATACAAGTCCTTTCGGGCATGTTTTTAACGATGTATTACGTGCCAGATATTAAAAACGCATGGGAATCTGTTTATTATTTACAAAATGAAGTGGCATTTGGTCAGATTGTTAGAGGGATGCACCACTGGGGTGCGAGTTTAGTTATTGTCATGATGTTTTTACATACGCTAAGGGTCTTTTTCCAAGGGGCGTATAAAAAGCCTAGAGAGCTCAACTGGATTGTTGGTGTGCTCATTTTCTTTGTGATGCTTGGTCTTGGATTTACAGGTTATCTCTTGCCATGGGATATGAAGGCGCTATTTGCGACGAAGGTTGGTCTTCAAATTGCAGAAGCGACACCTTTCATTGGGAAAGAGATCAAAACGCTGCTTGCAGGTCATCCTGACATTGTAGGGGCACAAACGCTGACGAGATTTTTCGCTATCCATGTCTTTTTCTTGCCAGCGGCATTATTTGGGCTGATGGCTGCCCACTTTATTATGATTCGTAAGCAAGGAATTTCTGGACCGCTATAA
- a CDS encoding ubiquinol-cytochrome c reductase iron-sulfur subunit, translated as MSEKRHGVSRRQFLNYTLTGVGGFMAAGMLMPMVRFALDPVLKGTEDQDMVQVVSVDELTKEPKRFDFKIDQVDAWYESKESRSAWVYKEGDEIVALSPICKHLGCTVNWNSDPKNPNKFFCPCHYGLYDKDGTNVPGTPPLAPLDHYKQQVKDGYLYLGKAVPKGEG; from the coding sequence ATGAGCGAGAAGAGACATGGAGTGTCCAGGCGTCAATTTTTGAATTACACGTTGACCGGCGTGGGGGGATTTATGGCCGCTGGAATGCTCATGCCTATGGTTCGCTTTGCGCTTGACCCTGTGCTAAAAGGAACAGAGGATCAGGATATGGTTCAAGTTGTCAGTGTTGATGAACTGACGAAGGAACCGAAGCGCTTTGACTTTAAAATTGATCAAGTAGATGCATGGTATGAGTCAAAGGAATCTAGGTCAGCATGGGTGTACAAAGAAGGGGATGAAATTGTCGCTTTATCGCCAATCTGTAAACATTTAGGATGTACAGTGAACTGGAACAGTGATCCGAAAAATCCAAACAAATTTTTCTGCCCATGCCATTATGGGCTGTACGACAAGGATGGTACAAACGTACCCGGAACTCCGCCACTTGCACCGCTTGACCATTATAAGCAGCAAGTGAAGGACGGATACCTCTATCTTGGAAAAGCTGTGCCGAAAGGGGAAGGGTAA
- a CDS encoding YpiF family protein, translating into MKFHAEDADRFLQSKDYIDTAIIPLVGIDANQIKQTVSLGEFTILVAEELERQLKGRVFLFPSHTYVEINDRKLEDIFTMKQSLEDHFQHVVLISSDHGWKEHEPVSESLFLLKPVPLEHLKVELKQKIVQDSVEQILNFLLQKWNPS; encoded by the coding sequence ATGAAGTTTCACGCGGAGGATGCGGATCGCTTTTTACAATCTAAAGATTACATTGATACCGCTATCATTCCATTAGTTGGAATAGATGCGAATCAAATCAAGCAAACCGTATCTTTAGGGGAGTTTACTATTCTTGTAGCAGAGGAACTTGAAAGGCAGCTGAAAGGGCGGGTCTTTCTTTTTCCATCACATACATATGTAGAAATCAATGATCGAAAACTAGAAGACATCTTCACGATGAAGCAATCGCTTGAAGATCATTTTCAACATGTCGTATTGATCTCATCTGATCACGGGTGGAAAGAGCATGAGCCTGTTAGTGAATCACTATTTTTATTAAAGCCGGTCCCGCTCGAGCATTTAAAGGTAGAATTAAAGCAAAAAATCGTTCAAGACAGTGTGGAACAAATTTTGAACTTTTTGTTACAAAAGTGGAACCCTTCATAA
- a CDS encoding ReoY family proteolytic degradation factor: MQTPVSVNEKKEFIRWFLNHYQLKRRECVWILNYLMSHDSLMEKVHFVEQAEFCPRGIIMSTHCVDEVPFRFYKENIMTTDAEKSFHDIRLNKQQDLFIQLNFRSAYRSPEYAAVLETNPHIPKDLYENEKDKDLAEKVLEHSIATFQKERLMKEIDEALDRHDQETFNKLARELSLLS; this comes from the coding sequence ATGCAGACCCCTGTTTCTGTCAATGAAAAGAAGGAATTCATCCGGTGGTTTTTAAACCATTATCAGTTAAAGCGAAGAGAGTGTGTTTGGATATTAAATTATTTAATGAGTCACGACTCTTTGATGGAAAAGGTTCATTTTGTAGAGCAAGCAGAATTTTGCCCAAGGGGAATCATTATGTCAACACACTGTGTGGATGAAGTTCCCTTTAGATTTTATAAAGAAAACATCATGACGACAGATGCTGAAAAGTCATTTCATGATATTCGCTTGAATAAACAGCAAGATTTGTTTATTCAATTGAATTTCCGTTCTGCTTATCGTTCGCCGGAATATGCAGCTGTGCTTGAAACAAATCCTCATATTCCAAAGGATCTTTATGAGAACGAAAAAGATAAGGATCTTGCAGAGAAAGTACTTGAACACTCAATCGCAACTTTCCAAAAAGAACGACTTATGAAAGAGATAGATGAAGCACTTGACCGTCATGATCAAGAAACATTTAATAAGTTAGCAAGAGAATTAAGCCTTTTGTCATAA